A single genomic interval of Cellvibrio sp. PSBB023 harbors:
- a CDS encoding acetolactate synthase 3 large subunit, with product MEMLSGGDMLIRALKDEGVEYVFGYPGGAALHIYDAIFRQKDVKHILVRHEQAATHAADGYARATGKVGTVLVTSGPGATNAITGIATAYMDSIPMVVISGQVQSHLIGEDAFQETDMVGISRPIVKHSFMIKHASEIPEVVKKAYYIAATGRPGPVVIDVPKDLTHPAYTFPYSYPEKVKLRSYTPATRGHSGQIKKAVQLLLGAKRPMIYSGGGVVQGNASHLLKELVDLLNYPVTNTLMGLGAYPGTGKNFLGMLGMHGTYEANTAMHHSDVILAVGARFDDRVTNTVSKFCPNAKIIHIDIDPASISKTVVADVPIVGAVDNVLSEMLSIIKDGDEKPDAQAIASWWEQINEWRERHGLYTKNRFDTSSDKIKPQEVIQAIWEVTKGDAYVTSDVGQHQMFTAQYYLFDKPRRWINSGGLGTMGFGLPAAMGVQMAERDATVVCVTGEGSIQMCIQELSTCTQYHLPVKVICLNNQALGMVRQWQDMQYSSRYAESLYEDSLPDFIKLAEAYGHVGIRVTKKEELKAKLAECFALKDRVVFMDIMVDQSEHVYPMQVAPNGSMRDMLLSKTERT from the coding sequence GTGGAAATGCTTTCAGGCGGAGATATGCTCATCCGCGCTCTGAAAGACGAAGGCGTTGAGTACGTTTTCGGCTATCCGGGCGGCGCGGCACTGCATATTTACGATGCCATCTTTCGTCAAAAAGACGTTAAACACATTCTTGTTCGCCACGAACAAGCGGCCACCCATGCTGCCGACGGTTACGCGCGCGCGACCGGCAAAGTGGGCACTGTACTGGTGACTTCCGGCCCAGGCGCGACCAATGCCATTACTGGTATTGCGACGGCCTATATGGATTCTATTCCGATGGTAGTTATCTCCGGCCAGGTGCAAAGCCACCTGATTGGTGAAGATGCCTTCCAGGAAACCGACATGGTGGGTATCTCCCGCCCGATCGTAAAACACAGTTTTATGATCAAACACGCCAGCGAAATTCCTGAAGTAGTGAAAAAGGCGTATTACATTGCGGCCACCGGTCGTCCTGGCCCCGTGGTAATCGATGTACCTAAAGACCTGACTCACCCAGCTTATACCTTCCCTTATTCTTATCCAGAGAAGGTCAAGCTTCGCTCTTATACACCAGCGACTCGCGGTCACTCAGGCCAGATCAAAAAAGCAGTGCAATTACTGCTCGGCGCCAAGCGTCCGATGATCTATTCCGGTGGCGGTGTAGTGCAGGGCAATGCCTCGCACCTGCTGAAAGAATTGGTGGATTTACTGAATTACCCTGTGACCAATACCCTGATGGGCTTGGGCGCTTATCCTGGCACCGGTAAAAACTTCCTCGGTATGCTTGGTATGCACGGCACCTATGAAGCCAACACCGCTATGCATCACAGCGATGTAATCCTCGCCGTGGGTGCACGTTTTGATGACCGTGTTACCAACACCGTCAGCAAGTTCTGCCCGAACGCCAAAATTATCCATATCGATATAGATCCAGCTTCTATTTCCAAAACAGTGGTTGCCGATGTGCCCATCGTTGGTGCAGTGGATAACGTACTGAGTGAAATGCTCAGCATCATTAAAGACGGCGATGAAAAGCCCGATGCGCAGGCTATTGCCAGTTGGTGGGAGCAAATTAACGAATGGCGCGAGCGTCACGGTTTGTACACCAAAAATCGTTTCGATACCTCAAGCGATAAAATCAAACCGCAAGAAGTTATACAGGCGATTTGGGAAGTCACCAAAGGTGATGCTTACGTCACCTCCGATGTTGGCCAGCACCAAATGTTTACCGCGCAATATTATTTGTTCGATAAACCGCGTCGTTGGATTAACTCCGGTGGTCTCGGCACTATGGGCTTCGGTTTGCCCGCGGCCATGGGCGTACAAATGGCAGAGCGCGATGCGACTGTAGTGTGCGTTACTGGTGAAGGTTCCATTCAAATGTGTATTCAGGAGTTGTCTACCTGTACGCAATATCACTTGCCGGTAAAAGTGATTTGTTTGAATAACCAGGCGCTCGGCATGGTTCGCCAATGGCAAGACATGCAGTACTCCAGCCGCTACGCTGAAAGTCTGTATGAAGACTCACTGCCGGATTTCATAAAATTAGCAGAAGCTTACGGTCATGTTGGTATTCGTGTGACCAAAAAAGAAGAGCTGAAAGCGAAATTGGCGGAGTGTTTTGCACTGAAAGATCGTGTGGTATTTATGGATATCATGGTCGATCAATCTGAACACGTTTACCCAATGCAAGTTGCGCCCAATGGTTCCATGCGCGATATGTTGTTAAGCAAAACGGAGCGCACCTGA
- the ilvN gene encoding acetolactate synthase small subunit encodes MRRIISVLVENAPGALSRVVGLFSQRGYNIESLTVAPTEDETLSRLTLTTLGDDHKIEQITKHLNKLIDVVKLVDLTEGSHIERELMLIKVKASGAQRAEVKRCVDIFRGQIVDVTSTLYTIQITGASDKLDAFLQAVGDASIIEVVRTGVCGISRGEKVLSL; translated from the coding sequence ATGAGACGCATCATTTCTGTATTAGTTGAAAACGCTCCTGGCGCTTTGTCTCGCGTAGTAGGTTTGTTTTCCCAGCGCGGTTACAACATTGAAAGCCTGACTGTTGCACCGACGGAAGATGAAACCCTGTCGCGCTTAACGCTGACAACGCTGGGCGATGATCACAAAATCGAGCAAATCACCAAGCACCTCAATAAATTAATTGATGTGGTTAAGTTGGTGGATTTGACTGAGGGTTCGCATATCGAACGCGAACTCATGCTGATCAAAGTCAAAGCATCCGGCGCACAGCGCGCAGAAGTAAAACGCTGCGTGGATATTTTCCGCGGTCAAATCGTGGATGTCACCAGCACCCTCTACACCATCCAAATCACCGGTGCGAGCGACAAGCTCGATGCATTTTTACAAGCTGTCGGTGATGCGTCCATCATCGAAGTGGTCCGCACCGGAGTGTGCGGTATTTCGCGCGGTGAGAAAGTATTGAGTTTGTAA
- a CDS encoding sterol desaturase family protein, translated as MRDFILNCNLFEIAGVGLAFFGGIYLLFGILNLMLTQQLLPRLNIGCQLDPRPLGDGQLRRELLLSASSIGIFGVGMIFPWGLLQLGWAELAVNPSGLQIGLEIFVLIIWNEIHFYINHWLLHTRWLRRFHLPHHRSVVTTPWSTYAFHPVEAMMLGNVILLPMMVHDFSVYALFSVPLFSLLFNSIGHSNFDFNPRSPRVIFNGARRHHLHHACFNGNYGFMFPFMDWIFKTALPADAADKQINRWRVR; from the coding sequence ATGCGCGACTTTATTTTAAATTGTAATCTTTTCGAAATTGCCGGTGTTGGGCTCGCTTTTTTTGGCGGAATTTATTTACTGTTTGGCATATTGAACCTGATGCTAACCCAACAATTGCTACCACGTCTTAATATCGGCTGCCAGCTTGATCCGCGCCCGCTGGGGGATGGACAGTTGCGGAGGGAGTTGTTGTTGTCTGCAAGCTCGATTGGCATTTTTGGGGTAGGGATGATTTTTCCGTGGGGATTACTGCAGCTGGGTTGGGCTGAGTTGGCGGTAAATCCTTCCGGGTTACAAATCGGGCTGGAAATTTTTGTGTTGATTATCTGGAATGAAATCCATTTTTATATCAACCATTGGTTGTTGCACACACGCTGGTTGCGCCGCTTTCATTTGCCCCATCATCGCTCAGTGGTGACGACACCTTGGTCAACCTATGCATTTCATCCGGTTGAGGCGATGATGCTGGGCAATGTGATTTTATTGCCCATGATGGTGCATGATTTTAGTGTCTATGCACTTTTCTCCGTACCCTTGTTTAGTTTGTTGTTCAACAGCATCGGCCATTCGAATTTTGATTTTAATCCCCGTTCGCCTCGCGTTATTTTTAACGGTGCGCGTCGCCATCATTTGCATCATGCCTGTTTTAATGGCAACTACGGTTTTATGTTTCCCTTTATGGATTGGATTTTTAAAACTGCCTTGCCTGCAGATGCCGCGGATAAACAAATCAATCGTTGGCGAGTGCGCTAA